Proteins from a single region of Rana temporaria chromosome 5, aRanTem1.1, whole genome shotgun sequence:
- the MCM4 gene encoding DNA replication licensing factor MCM4, with the protein MSSPTSTPSRRRNKRGRGSNPPTPRSEEINSPPSQRRRTEDSTSIGELLPMPTSPGDLQSPSGQELLFSSPAPSRHSALQSELDLSSPLTYGTPSSRVEGTPRSGIRGTPARQRPDLGSARKLKQVDLHSDQPAAEELITSEQSMEQKLVIWGTDVNVITCREKFQRFIHRFIDPSAKEEDNVGLDLNEPIYMQRLEEINVVGEPFLNVDCDHLRTFDQDLYRQLVCYPQEVIPTFDMAVNQLFFERYPDSILEHQIQVRPYNALKTRNMRSLNPEDIDQLITIGGMVIRTSQIIPEMQEAFFKCQVCSFTTRVEVDRGRISEPSVCKHCNTTHSMALIHNRSMFSDKQMIKLQESPEDMPAGQTPHTIILYAHNDLVDKVQPGDRVNVTGIYRAVPIRVNPRVRNVKSVYKTHIDVIHYRKTDSKRLHGIDEDTEHKMFTDERIEMLKGLASKPDIYDRLSSALAPSIYEHEDIKKGILLQLFGGTRKDFSHTGRGNFRAEVNILLCGDPGTSKSQLLQYVYNLVPRGQYTSGKGSSAVGLTAYVTKDPETRQLVLQTGALVLSDNGICCIDEFDKMNESTRSVLHEVMEQQTLSIAKAGIICQLNARTSVLAAANPVESQWNPKKTTIENIQLPHTLLSRFDLIFLMLDPQDETYDRRLAHHLVALYYQSEEQLNEEQLDMAVLKDYIAYARTYVHPRLSEEASQALIEAYVDMRKIGSGRGMVSAYPRQLESLIRLSEAHAKVRFSSKVETIDVEEAKRLHREALKQSATDPRTGIVDISILTTGMSATARKRKEELAQALKKLIQSKGKTPALKYQLLFEDLRAQSDSAITKDMFEEALHALADEDYLTVTGKTVRLL; encoded by the exons ATTCTACCTCAATTGGTGAGCTGCTACCTATGCCAACATCACCCGGTGATCTACAGAGCCCCAGTGGACAAGAGCTTCTATTCTCCAGCCCTGCACCCTCTCGGCAttcag ctttacAAAGTGAACTTGACTTGAGCTCTCCCCTAACATATGGAACCCCAAGTTCTAGAGTGGAAGGTACACCAAGGAGTGGCATCCGAGGTACTCCTGCCAGACAAAGGCCTGATTTGGGGTCGGCTAGAAAACTTAAGCAAGTGGATTTACATTCTGACCAG CCTGCTGCTGAAGAACTGATTACAAGTGAGCAATCCATGGAGCAGAAGTTGGTCATTTGGGGTACAGATGTCAATGTTATCACCTGCAGAGAGAAATTTCAG CGGTTCATACATCGTTTTATTGATCCCTCGGCCAAAGAGGAGGACAATGTTGGTTTGGATTTGAATGAACCGATTTACATGCAGCGATTGGAAGAG ATCAATGTGGTTGGTGAGCCATTTTTGAATGTCGACTGTGACCATCTTCGGACATTTGACCAAGATCTGTACAGGCAGCTGGTCTGCTATCCACAG GAAGTTATTCCAACTTTTGACATGGCAGTCAATCAGCTTTTTTTTGAGCGCTATCCCGATTCTATCTTGGAGCATCAGATTCAAGTTAGGCCTTATAATGCTCTTAAAACCAGGAACATGAGAAGTCTTAACCCAGAAG ATATAGATCAGCTCATTACAATTGGAGGAATGGTCATCAGAACTTCTCAGATTATCCCAGAGATGCAAGAAGCTTTCTTTAAATGTCAGGTCTGCTCTTTTACCACCAGAGTGGAAGTAGATCGTGGCCGTATTTCAGAACCATCCGTGTGCAAGCACTGCAACACTACACACAGCATGGCTCTGATACATAATCGTTCTATGTTTTCAGACAAACAAATG aTCAAGCTACAAGAGTCTCCTGAAGATATGCCAGCTGGGCAGACCCCTCATACAATTATTTTGTATGCTCACAATGACTTGGTAGACAAGGTGCAACCTGGAGACAGGGTGAATGTGACAG GTATTTACAGAGCAGTTCCTATTAGAGTAAATCCCAGAGTCAGAAATGTTAAATCAGTTTACAAGACTCACATTGATGTCATCCATTACCGAAAGACTGACTCCAAGCGCTTGCATGGTATTGATGAGGACACAGAACACAAAATGTTCACAGATGAGCGTATTGAGATGTTAAAGGGACTTGCCTCTAAGCCAGACATTTATGACAGACTTTCCTCGGCTTTAGCACCAAGTATTTATGAACACGAAGACATTAAGAAG GGTATTCTTCTGCAGCTGTTTGGTGGTACACGCAAGGACTTCAGTCATACTGGAAGAGGCAACTTTAGAGCAGAAGTTAATATCCTTTTATGTGGTGATCCTGGTACAAGTAAATCTCAACTTCTGCAGTATGTCTACAACCTTGTCCCTAGAGGCCAGTACACTTCTGGAAAGGGATCCAGCGCTGTTGGTTTAACAGCTTATGTGACAAAGGACCCAGAAACTCGACAACTGGTTCTTCAAACAGGAGCTCTTGTGTTAAGTGACAACGGTATCTGCTGTATTGATGAATTTGACAAGATGAATGAGAGCACAAGATCTGTGTTGCATGAAGTCATGGAACAGCAGACCCTTTCCATAGCAAAA gctggaATTATCTGTCAGCTGAATGCACGCACATCTGTCCTAGCTGCTGCAAATCCTGTAGAATCTCAGTGGAATCCAAAGAAAACAACCATTGAGAACATTCAGCTTCCTCACACATTGTTATCCAG ATTTGACCTGATATTTTTGATGTTGGACCCTCAAGATGAGACATATGACAGACGCCTGGCTCACCATCTTGTTGCCTTATACTATCAGAGTGAAGAGCAGTTAAATGAAGAGCAATTGGACATGGCAGTGTTAAAGGACTATATTGCATATGCCCGGACCTATGTGCATCCCCGGCTTAGTGAGGAAGCAAGCCAAGCTCTTATTGAG GCCTATGTAGACATGAGGAAAATTGGCAGTGGCCGTGGCATGGTTTCGGCTTATCCCAGGCAATTGGAGTCCTTAATCCGTCTTTCTGAAGCTCATGCTAAAGTGCGATTTTCTAGTAAAGTTGAGACCATTGATGTAGAAGAAGCCAAACGTCTTCATCGCGAGGCATTAAAGCAGTCTGCCACAGATCCTAGGACTGGCATCGTAGATATTTCTATTCTTACCACAG gaATGAGTGCCACAGCCCGTAAGCGTAAAGAGGAATTGGCCCAGGCTTTGAAAAAACTTATCCAATCGAAGGGCAAAACGCCAGCTTTGAAATATCAACTGCTGTTTGAGGATCTCCGGGCACAATCTGATTCT GCAATTACAAAAGACATGTTTGAAGAAGCTCTGCATGCATTGGCAGATGAGGATTACCTGACTGTGACTGGGAAGACTGTCCGTTTGTTGTAA